One stretch of Serinicoccus hydrothermalis DNA includes these proteins:
- a CDS encoding nucleoside/nucleotide kinase family protein codes for MPLAPDVLDLAESLVPSGGRGLLGIAGLPGSGKSTFAEDLIAALAERHGDGRVGHVPMDGFHLADVQLERLGLRERKGAPETFDVHGYAATLRRLGEDTDQPVYVPGFERTLEEPVAASLVVPPTARLVVSEGNYLLDPDPAWRAARARLDAVWWVEVDEELRHTRLVERHVRFGKSPREARDWVEQVDEANARLIRERSDPPDQVVSAADDGWVLA; via the coding sequence ATGCCGCTCGCTCCCGACGTCCTCGACCTCGCCGAGTCGCTCGTCCCGTCCGGAGGGCGTGGCCTGCTCGGGATCGCGGGGCTGCCCGGTTCGGGCAAGTCGACCTTCGCCGAGGACCTCATCGCGGCCCTGGCGGAGCGGCACGGGGACGGGCGCGTGGGTCACGTGCCGATGGACGGCTTCCACCTCGCCGACGTCCAGCTCGAGCGCCTCGGGCTCCGGGAGCGCAAGGGTGCCCCGGAGACCTTCGACGTCCACGGCTATGCCGCGACGCTCCGGCGGCTCGGGGAGGACACCGACCAGCCCGTCTACGTCCCGGGTTTCGAGCGCACCCTGGAAGAGCCCGTCGCCGCCAGCCTGGTGGTGCCGCCGACGGCCCGGCTGGTCGTCAGCGAGGGCAACTACCTCCTCGACCCCGACCCGGCCTGGCGCGCGGCGCGCGCCCGGCTCGACGCGGTCTGGTGGGTCGAGGTGGACGAGGAGCTGCGGCATACCCGGCTGGTGGAGCGGCACGTGCGGTTCGGCAAGAGCCCGCGGGAGGCGCGTGACTGGGTCGAGCAGGTCGACGAGGCCAACGCCCGCCTGATCCGCGAGCGCTCCGACCCGCCCGACCAGGTCGTCAGCGCCGCCGACGACGGCTGGGTTCTCGCTTGA
- a CDS encoding YdeI/OmpD-associated family protein yields the protein MATTTVPGGAVHELPDDLRAELTAHDDALEAWLDITPLARNEFICWVEDAKKEPTRAHRIRRTREELQDGMRRPCCWPGCSHREKTGS from the coding sequence ATGGCGACGACGACGGTCCCGGGGGGCGCGGTGCACGAGCTGCCCGACGACCTGCGCGCCGAGCTGACCGCGCACGACGACGCGCTGGAGGCCTGGCTCGACATCACGCCGCTGGCCCGCAACGAGTTCATCTGCTGGGTCGAGGACGCCAAGAAGGAGCCGACCCGCGCCCACCGCATCCGTCGGACCCGGGAGGAGCTGCAGGACGGTATGCGCCGCCCGTGCTGCTGGCCCGGCTGCAGCCACCGGGAGAAGACCGGCTCCTGA
- a CDS encoding pyridoxamine 5'-phosphate oxidase family protein, whose product MTDLSTPTRKPERYTDERARLDELLDGVPVGVLSTVHEGLPWSVPMLVARDGDRVLLHGSTGAGALRHLRVGAPITLTVMALDGLVVAESAFDSSANYRSAVLRGTAVELAGDEAAAALERLTDRLLPGRTDEIRGSTRRELAATTCLVLPIEEGSWLFKERTGGTDPSTDPEVWSGVVPLRLVAGMPEPTAGVTAPTPGSVQAVGEAYPGFPEEVSAPPR is encoded by the coding sequence ATGACCGACCTGTCGACCCCGACCCGCAAGCCCGAGCGCTACACCGACGAGCGCGCCCGTCTCGACGAGCTGCTGGACGGCGTCCCGGTGGGTGTGCTGTCCACGGTGCACGAGGGGCTGCCCTGGTCGGTGCCGATGCTCGTCGCGCGGGACGGAGACCGGGTGCTGCTGCACGGCTCCACCGGGGCCGGTGCGCTGCGGCACCTGCGCGTGGGCGCGCCGATCACCCTGACCGTGATGGCGCTGGACGGCCTCGTCGTGGCCGAGAGCGCGTTCGACTCCTCGGCGAACTACCGCAGCGCGGTGCTGCGCGGCACCGCGGTCGAGCTCGCCGGCGACGAGGCCGCGGCCGCACTGGAGCGGCTCACCGACCGGCTCCTGCCAGGTCGCACGGACGAGATCCGCGGCAGCACCCGGCGCGAGCTCGCCGCCACGACGTGCCTGGTGCTCCCCATCGAGGAGGGGTCGTGGCTGTTCAAGGAGCGGACCGGGGGGACCGACCCGTCGACCGACCCGGAGGTCTGGTCCGGCGTGGTGCCGCTGCGCCTCGTCGCGGGTATGCCCGAGCCCACCGCCGGCGTCACCGCACCGACCCCCGGCTCGGTCCAGGCGGTGGGGGAGGCATACCCGGGCTTCCCGGAGGAGGTCAGCGCACCACCGCGTTGA